The Amaranthus tricolor cultivar Red isolate AtriRed21 chromosome 6, ASM2621246v1, whole genome shotgun sequence genome has a segment encoding these proteins:
- the LOC130814877 gene encoding dicer-like protein 4 isoform X1 translates to MGDGSHSPSPFPSSSTIIVDDANVLDPVPHQSNVISSLQHPSFKARPYQLELAKKALEENVIVVLETGSGKTLIAILLMIDMTPLIKKPLSNQLYVFLAPSVFLVHQQARVIQHFTDFKVGVYCGDDAQRLKTHLAWEKELQQHEVLVMTPQVLLRCLCHCFIRMDRIALMIFDECHYAQLESNHPYAEIMKVFYDRKVDKAPRIFGMTASPICGKGASINNLQALLHAKVYTVHDKRELETFVVSPVVQVYYYSSNDKLLESHNKCLDKLEEIKRQCTSMLCRSSDDLSRVQNTKKLLQKLHNNILFCLTSLGLWGALQACRVHLNGGDCERIQLVDLKRNFGDDILQNEYLARIASLLETECMGVDVAEGTADMLCNKLLKEPFFSQKVLRLIGILSNFRSRPGMKCIIFVNRIIIARSLAYILGQIKILSAWKCDYLIGVHSNRMSRKITYDILEDFRCGKLNLLVATKVGEEGLDIQTCCLVIRFDLPETLASFIQSRGRARMPQSEYAFLVNSQNDRERYLMDSFRKDEDRMNMVIRERKPNGVIADINEEVYSVGSTGATISIQTSISLVYHYCSKLPHDEYFSPMPDLFYVDDNEGVICNIIFPSNAPIHHIVSTPQSNIEAAKKDACLRACKELHQVGALTDYLLPEQDDTLEEDDLDLRNYDGIEDEDSPLVLQEMVVPAVLQIPWSDVDKCVYLNAYFIRFKPKPHDRQYKEFGLFVKEPLPHEAERMKIDLHLARGRSVLADLIPSGVTKFNDEEMLLAMNFQEICLKIILDRSEFVCDHVPLKTNKVRAFDSSIYYLLLPIVPQEHDSSIYVDWMVIKRCLSSPIFTSVGRLVDTQIALDSHLQLADGPISTNDILNSLIYVAHKNSFFFVSRILPDKNGYNLYNNSASHIDYLSDKFGIHLAYPRQPLLQAKQLFCLHNLLHLRNRENIESFELEEHFFELAPELCELKIIGFSKEIGSSLSLLPSIMHRVENMLVAIELKDMLSKSFAEGTLITAERILEALTTEKCQESFSLERLEVLGDAFLKFAVGRYLFLKHKTFDEGQLSRRRSNLVNNSNLCKLGIKKKLQGYIRDQEFDPRQFFALGRPCSVKCTKEKEHSIHYDCEGNRKNGNDPHQVRCSRNHHWLTKKTIADVVEALLGAYIVDSGFKATMAFLRWFGLPVEFEVSQVFHAWTASSKFISLADHVSIPDIEGVLGHTFAHKGLILEAFVHASYNRHGGGCYQRLEFLGDAVLDYLITSYLYSVFPTLKPGQLTDLRSSLVNNSLFAEVAASSLHKFIICDNNNLRTAIDKFVNYIKKPASERHLLEEPLCPKVLGDMVESCIGAIILDAGFDLNHVWKVMLSFLYPVMRFSNLQINPIRELLELCQHHHWSIKFSPSKISNSYMIEATVTGENFCCSASAMFCSIKGAKRVAAQQVTEKLKAQGYRLKAKSLDEILQTMPKMEPRLIGYDEMPLSQVSSRELADAGNLSLENHFNTSVNPEIDFQRLTLNDSAVTNGCANAEFNVCELAKFLSCSQRKSRKASCQSIEDDCNIDLNVHGNHQGKAKAKSRLNEICVTNCWRAPVYERCKEEGPSHLKLFTFKVVVIIENAEDIILECFGGPQLKKKVATEEAAEGALWFLEKAGYIT, encoded by the exons ATGGGCGATGGTTCTCATTCACCCTCTCCTTTTCCTTCTTCTAGTACTATAATTGTTGATGATGCGAATGTTCTTGATCCTGTTCCTCACCAATCGAATGTTATTAGCTCACTCCAACATCCATCTTTCAAGGCTAGACC GTACCAATTAGAATTAGCAAAAAAAGCATTGGAAGAAAATGTGATAGTAGTGTTAGAGACAGGATCAGGAAAAACACTCATAGCGATATTGTTAATGATTGATATGACTCCTTTAATTAAGAAGCCTTTAAGCAATCAGCTTTATGTTTTCTTGGCTCCTTCTGTCTTCTTAGTTCATCAG CAAGCCAGGGTCATTCAGCATTTTACTGATTTCAAGGTTGGAGTTTATTGTGGTGATGATGCTCAGCGTTTGAAAACCCATCTTGCCTGGGAAAAGGAGCTTCAACAACATGAG GTTCTTGTTATGACTCCACAAGTTTTGTTGCGTTGTTTATGTCATTGCTTCATTAGGATGGACAGAATTGCTCTCATGATCTTTGATGAGTGTCATTATGCACAACTTGAGAGTAATCATCCTTATGCTGAGATCATGAAG GTTTTCTATGATAGAAAAGTTGATAAAGCTCCCCGTATTTTTGGCATGACAGCATCTCCCATATGTGGGAAAG GTGCGTCCATCAATAATCTTCAAGCTTTGCTTCATGCTAAG GTTTATACTGTTCATGACAAAAGAGAACTGGAAACATTTGTTGTATCTCCTGTGGTCCAAGTGTATTATTATAGCTCAAATGACAAATTATTGGAATCTCACAATAAGTGTTTGGATAAACTTGAAGAGATTAAACGTCAG TGTACATCTATGCTATGCAGGAGCAGTGATGATCTCTCTAGAGTACAGAACACCAAGAAACTTCTCCAAAAGCTGCATAATAATATACTTTTTTGTTTAACTAGCCTTGGTCTATGGGGTGCATTACAA GCGTGTCGTGTTCATTTGAATGGTGGTGACTGTGAAAGAATTCAGCTTGTAGATCTAAAAAGAAACTTTGGCGATGACATCTTACAAAATGAATATCTAGCTCGGATTGCATCTCTACTAGAAACAGAATGTATGGGAG TAGATGTTGCTGAGGGAACCGCTGATATGTTATGTAACAAGCTTCTTAAAGAGCCATTTTTCTCACAGAAGGTTTTGCGTCTTATTGGAATCTTGTCAAACTTTAG GTCAAGGCCAGGTATGAAAtgtataatttttgttaatagGATTATTATTGCCAGATCTTTGGCATATATCCTTGGACAAATTAAGATTTTATCTGCTTGGAAATGTGATTACCTGATTGGCGTTCACTCAAACCGTATGTCCAGAAAAATCACGTATGATATTTTAGAAGATTTCCGGTGTGGGAAG CTAAATCTTTTGGTTGCTACTAAAGTTGGTGAAGAAGGACTTGACATTCAGACATGCTGTCTTGTAATACGATTTGATCTTCCTGAAACTTTGGCAAGCTTTATACAATCTAGAGGTCGTGCTCGAATGCCTCAGTCAGAATATGCTTTTTTAGTTAACAG TCAAAACGATAGAGAGCGCTATCTAATGGACAGTTTCAGAAAAGATGAAGATCGCATGAACATGGTTATCAGAGAAAGAAAACCAAATGGAGTGATTGCTGATATTAATGAAGAAGTCTATTCAGTGGGTTCCACTGGTGCTACCATTAGTATTCAAACTAGCATTTCATTGGTCTATCATTATTGTTCTAAACTTCCACATGATGA GTATTTCAGCCCCATGCCAGATCttttttatgttgatgataatgAAGGAGTTATATGCAACataatttttccttctaatGCTCCTATTCATCACATAGTGAGTACACCTCAATCTAATATAGAAGCAGCGAAAAAGGATGCTTGTCTAAGGGCATGCAAGGAATTGCATCAGGTTGGTGCCTTAACTGACTATCTCCTACCAGAACAAGATGATACATTGGAAGAGGATGACCTTGATTTGCGTAATTATGATGGAATAGAAG ACGAGGATTCACCACTTGTGCTGCAGGAGATGGTAGTTCCTGCTGTGCTGCAAATACCTTGGTCTGATGTGGATAAATGCGTCTATCTGAATGCCTACTTTATAAGGTTTAAACCTAAACCACATGATAGGCAATATAAAGAATTTGGCCTTTTTGTCAAAGAACCTCTGCCGCACGAGGCTGAGAGAATGAAGATTGATCTTCATCTTGCCCGTGGTAGATCTGTATTAGCCGATTTGATTCCTTCCGGAGTTACTAAATTTAATGATGAAGAG ATGCTGCTGGCTATGAATTTTCAAGAAATTTGCCTTAAAATAATTCTTGATCGGTCAGAATTTGTGTGTGATCATGTTCCCCTGAAGACTAATAAAGTTCGTGCATTTGATTCATCCATATACTATCTGTTGCTTCCTATTGTTCCACAAGAGCATGATAGCTCAATATATGTGGATTGGATGGTCATTAAAAGATGCTTGTCATCGCCAATTTTTACATCTGTTGGTCGTTTAGTTGATACCCAAATTGCTCTTGATAGTCATTTGCAGCTTGCTGATGGACCTATCAGTACGAATGATATTCTTAATAGTCTAATATATGTTGCTCACAAGAACTCGTTCTTCTTTGTTTCTCGAATTCTCCCAGACAAGAATGGGTACAACCTCTACAATAATTCGGCAAGCCATATAGACTACTTGAGTGACAA ATTTGGGATTCATCTAGCATACCCAAGACAACCTCTACTACAAGCAAAACAGCTCTTTTGCTTACACAATTTGCTGCATCTTCGGAACAGAGAAAATATAG AGTCTTTTGAACTAGAAGAGCATTTCTTCGAATTGGCACCTGAGCTATGTGAACTAAAGATAATTGGCTTCTCCAAAGAAATAGGGAGTTCATTGTCTTTGTTGCCATCTATCATGCATCGTGTGGAAAACATGCTTGTAGCAATTGAATTGAAGGATATGTTGTCCAAGTCATTTGCTGAGGGGACATTGATAACTGCCGAACGT ATTCTTGAAGCTTTGACTACAGAAAAATGCCAAGAAAGTTTTTCCCTTGAGAGACTTGAAGTTCTTGGTGATGCCTTTCTCAAGTTTGCCGTGGGACGATACCTTTTTCTTAAGCACAAAACTTTTGATGAAGGGCAGCTGTCTAGGAGGCGTTCTAATCTCGTAAACAACTCCAATTTATGCAAGCTGGGTATTAAAAAGAAATTACAG GGATACATACGTGATCAAGAATTTGATCCTCGACAATTCTTTGCTCTTGGTCGGCCTTGTTCAGTGAAATGTACCAAGGAAAAGGAACATTCTATCCATTATGATTGTGAAGGTAACAGGAAAAACGGGAATGATCCTCATCAAGTGAGATGTAGTAGGAATCATCATTGGTTAACCAAGAAAACAATTGCTGATGTAGTTGAAGCATTACTTGGAGCTTACATAGTTGATAGTGGCTTTAAAGCAACAATGGCATTCTTAAGATGGTTTGGTTTGCCGGTGGAATTCGAAGTTTCTCAAGTATTTCATGCCTGGACTGCAAGTTCAAAGTTTATCTCACTTGCAGATCATGTTAGTATCCCTGACATTGAGGGTGTTTTGGGTCATACTTTCGCTCACAAGGGTTTAATTCTGGAAGCTTTTGTGCATGCATCATACAATCGACATGGTGGAGGTTGCTACCAG AGATTGGAATTTCTCGGTGATGCTGTGTTGGATTACTTGATCACTTCATATTTATACTCGGTGTTCCCAACTTTGAAACCTGGCCAGTTGACTGATTTGAGATCATCACTTGTTAACAACAGTTTGTTTGCTGAAGTAGCAGCTAGTTCATTGCACAAATTTATAATATGTGACAATAACAACCTACGTACTGCTATTGATAAGTTTGTGAATTACATCAAAAAGCCTGCTTCAGAAAGGCATTTACTTGAGGAGCCTCTATGCCCAAAG GTTCTAGGCGACATGGTTGAGTCTTGTATCGGTGCTATTATACTTGATGCAGGATTTGACTTGAATCATGTTTGGAAAGTGATGCTCTCATTTTTGTACCCTGTAATGCGATTTTCTAATTTGCAGATAAATCCTATTCGAGAACTGTTGGAGCTATGCCAACATCATCACTGGAGCATTAAATTTAGTCCTTCAAAAATTAGCAATAGTTACATGATCGAGGCGACAGTGACTGGTGAAAATTTCTGTTGCTCTGCCTCTGCAATGTTCTGCAGTATCAAGGGGGCAAAGAGAGTGGCTGCACAGCAAGTAACAGAAAAACTGAAG GCTCAAGGATACCGATTGAAGGCTAAATCACTAGATGAGATCCTTCAAACAATGCCAAAGATGGAACCCAGGCTGATTGGATATGATGAGATGCCTCTGTCTCAAGTTTCTTCCAGGGAATTGGCCGATGCTGGAAATTTGAGTTTGGAAAATCATTTCAATACTAGTGTGAATCCAGAAATCGATTTTCAAAGGCTGACTCTGAATGATAGTGCTGTTACCAATGGTTGTGCAAATGCAGAGTTCAATGTGTGTGAACTCGCAAAATTTTTGTCCTGCTCACAGAGAAAATCCAGAAAAGCGTCCTGTCAGAGCATTGAGGACGATTGTAATATTGACTTAAATGTGCATG GTAATCATCAAGGAAAAGCCAAGGCAAAATCACGCTTGAATGAAATTTGTGTTACCAACTGTTGGAGAGCCCCTGTGTATGAGCGCTGTAAAGAGGAAGGACCAAGCCATTTAAAACT TTTCACTTTCAAGGTGGTGGTGATAATTGAAAATGCTGAAGATATAATATTGGAATGCTTTGGTGGGCCCCAACTAAAGAAGAAGGTAGCTACCGAAGAAGCAGCGGAAGGTGCTCTCTGGTTCTTGGAGAAAGCAGGCTACATTACGTAA
- the LOC130814877 gene encoding dicer-like protein 4 isoform X2 has protein sequence MGDGSHSPSPFPSSSTIIVDDANVLDPVPHQSNVISSLQHPSFKARPYQLELAKKALEENVIVVLETGSGKTLIAILLMIDMTPLIKKPLSNQLYVFLAPSVFLVHQQARVIQHFTDFKVGVYCGDDAQRLKTHLAWEKELQQHEVLVMTPQVLLRCLCHCFIRMDRIALMIFDECHYAQLESNHPYAEIMKVFYDRKVDKAPRIFGMTASPICGKGASINNLQALLHAKVYTVHDKRELETFVVSPVVQVYYYSSNDKLLESHNKCLDKLEEIKRQCTSMLCRSSDDLSRVQNTKKLLQKLHNNILFCLTSLGLWGALQACRVHLNGGDCERIQLVDLKRNFGDDILQNEYLARIASLLETECMGDVAEGTADMLCNKLLKEPFFSQKVLRLIGILSNFRSRPGMKCIIFVNRIIIARSLAYILGQIKILSAWKCDYLIGVHSNRMSRKITYDILEDFRCGKLNLLVATKVGEEGLDIQTCCLVIRFDLPETLASFIQSRGRARMPQSEYAFLVNSQNDRERYLMDSFRKDEDRMNMVIRERKPNGVIADINEEVYSVGSTGATISIQTSISLVYHYCSKLPHDEYFSPMPDLFYVDDNEGVICNIIFPSNAPIHHIVSTPQSNIEAAKKDACLRACKELHQVGALTDYLLPEQDDTLEEDDLDLRNYDGIEDEDSPLVLQEMVVPAVLQIPWSDVDKCVYLNAYFIRFKPKPHDRQYKEFGLFVKEPLPHEAERMKIDLHLARGRSVLADLIPSGVTKFNDEEMLLAMNFQEICLKIILDRSEFVCDHVPLKTNKVRAFDSSIYYLLLPIVPQEHDSSIYVDWMVIKRCLSSPIFTSVGRLVDTQIALDSHLQLADGPISTNDILNSLIYVAHKNSFFFVSRILPDKNGYNLYNNSASHIDYLSDKFGIHLAYPRQPLLQAKQLFCLHNLLHLRNRENIESFELEEHFFELAPELCELKIIGFSKEIGSSLSLLPSIMHRVENMLVAIELKDMLSKSFAEGTLITAERILEALTTEKCQESFSLERLEVLGDAFLKFAVGRYLFLKHKTFDEGQLSRRRSNLVNNSNLCKLGIKKKLQGYIRDQEFDPRQFFALGRPCSVKCTKEKEHSIHYDCEGNRKNGNDPHQVRCSRNHHWLTKKTIADVVEALLGAYIVDSGFKATMAFLRWFGLPVEFEVSQVFHAWTASSKFISLADHVSIPDIEGVLGHTFAHKGLILEAFVHASYNRHGGGCYQRLEFLGDAVLDYLITSYLYSVFPTLKPGQLTDLRSSLVNNSLFAEVAASSLHKFIICDNNNLRTAIDKFVNYIKKPASERHLLEEPLCPKVLGDMVESCIGAIILDAGFDLNHVWKVMLSFLYPVMRFSNLQINPIRELLELCQHHHWSIKFSPSKISNSYMIEATVTGENFCCSASAMFCSIKGAKRVAAQQVTEKLKAQGYRLKAKSLDEILQTMPKMEPRLIGYDEMPLSQVSSRELADAGNLSLENHFNTSVNPEIDFQRLTLNDSAVTNGCANAEFNVCELAKFLSCSQRKSRKASCQSIEDDCNIDLNVHGNHQGKAKAKSRLNEICVTNCWRAPVYERCKEEGPSHLKLFTFKVVVIIENAEDIILECFGGPQLKKKVATEEAAEGALWFLEKAGYIT, from the exons ATGGGCGATGGTTCTCATTCACCCTCTCCTTTTCCTTCTTCTAGTACTATAATTGTTGATGATGCGAATGTTCTTGATCCTGTTCCTCACCAATCGAATGTTATTAGCTCACTCCAACATCCATCTTTCAAGGCTAGACC GTACCAATTAGAATTAGCAAAAAAAGCATTGGAAGAAAATGTGATAGTAGTGTTAGAGACAGGATCAGGAAAAACACTCATAGCGATATTGTTAATGATTGATATGACTCCTTTAATTAAGAAGCCTTTAAGCAATCAGCTTTATGTTTTCTTGGCTCCTTCTGTCTTCTTAGTTCATCAG CAAGCCAGGGTCATTCAGCATTTTACTGATTTCAAGGTTGGAGTTTATTGTGGTGATGATGCTCAGCGTTTGAAAACCCATCTTGCCTGGGAAAAGGAGCTTCAACAACATGAG GTTCTTGTTATGACTCCACAAGTTTTGTTGCGTTGTTTATGTCATTGCTTCATTAGGATGGACAGAATTGCTCTCATGATCTTTGATGAGTGTCATTATGCACAACTTGAGAGTAATCATCCTTATGCTGAGATCATGAAG GTTTTCTATGATAGAAAAGTTGATAAAGCTCCCCGTATTTTTGGCATGACAGCATCTCCCATATGTGGGAAAG GTGCGTCCATCAATAATCTTCAAGCTTTGCTTCATGCTAAG GTTTATACTGTTCATGACAAAAGAGAACTGGAAACATTTGTTGTATCTCCTGTGGTCCAAGTGTATTATTATAGCTCAAATGACAAATTATTGGAATCTCACAATAAGTGTTTGGATAAACTTGAAGAGATTAAACGTCAG TGTACATCTATGCTATGCAGGAGCAGTGATGATCTCTCTAGAGTACAGAACACCAAGAAACTTCTCCAAAAGCTGCATAATAATATACTTTTTTGTTTAACTAGCCTTGGTCTATGGGGTGCATTACAA GCGTGTCGTGTTCATTTGAATGGTGGTGACTGTGAAAGAATTCAGCTTGTAGATCTAAAAAGAAACTTTGGCGATGACATCTTACAAAATGAATATCTAGCTCGGATTGCATCTCTACTAGAAACAGAATGTATGGGAG ATGTTGCTGAGGGAACCGCTGATATGTTATGTAACAAGCTTCTTAAAGAGCCATTTTTCTCACAGAAGGTTTTGCGTCTTATTGGAATCTTGTCAAACTTTAG GTCAAGGCCAGGTATGAAAtgtataatttttgttaatagGATTATTATTGCCAGATCTTTGGCATATATCCTTGGACAAATTAAGATTTTATCTGCTTGGAAATGTGATTACCTGATTGGCGTTCACTCAAACCGTATGTCCAGAAAAATCACGTATGATATTTTAGAAGATTTCCGGTGTGGGAAG CTAAATCTTTTGGTTGCTACTAAAGTTGGTGAAGAAGGACTTGACATTCAGACATGCTGTCTTGTAATACGATTTGATCTTCCTGAAACTTTGGCAAGCTTTATACAATCTAGAGGTCGTGCTCGAATGCCTCAGTCAGAATATGCTTTTTTAGTTAACAG TCAAAACGATAGAGAGCGCTATCTAATGGACAGTTTCAGAAAAGATGAAGATCGCATGAACATGGTTATCAGAGAAAGAAAACCAAATGGAGTGATTGCTGATATTAATGAAGAAGTCTATTCAGTGGGTTCCACTGGTGCTACCATTAGTATTCAAACTAGCATTTCATTGGTCTATCATTATTGTTCTAAACTTCCACATGATGA GTATTTCAGCCCCATGCCAGATCttttttatgttgatgataatgAAGGAGTTATATGCAACataatttttccttctaatGCTCCTATTCATCACATAGTGAGTACACCTCAATCTAATATAGAAGCAGCGAAAAAGGATGCTTGTCTAAGGGCATGCAAGGAATTGCATCAGGTTGGTGCCTTAACTGACTATCTCCTACCAGAACAAGATGATACATTGGAAGAGGATGACCTTGATTTGCGTAATTATGATGGAATAGAAG ACGAGGATTCACCACTTGTGCTGCAGGAGATGGTAGTTCCTGCTGTGCTGCAAATACCTTGGTCTGATGTGGATAAATGCGTCTATCTGAATGCCTACTTTATAAGGTTTAAACCTAAACCACATGATAGGCAATATAAAGAATTTGGCCTTTTTGTCAAAGAACCTCTGCCGCACGAGGCTGAGAGAATGAAGATTGATCTTCATCTTGCCCGTGGTAGATCTGTATTAGCCGATTTGATTCCTTCCGGAGTTACTAAATTTAATGATGAAGAG ATGCTGCTGGCTATGAATTTTCAAGAAATTTGCCTTAAAATAATTCTTGATCGGTCAGAATTTGTGTGTGATCATGTTCCCCTGAAGACTAATAAAGTTCGTGCATTTGATTCATCCATATACTATCTGTTGCTTCCTATTGTTCCACAAGAGCATGATAGCTCAATATATGTGGATTGGATGGTCATTAAAAGATGCTTGTCATCGCCAATTTTTACATCTGTTGGTCGTTTAGTTGATACCCAAATTGCTCTTGATAGTCATTTGCAGCTTGCTGATGGACCTATCAGTACGAATGATATTCTTAATAGTCTAATATATGTTGCTCACAAGAACTCGTTCTTCTTTGTTTCTCGAATTCTCCCAGACAAGAATGGGTACAACCTCTACAATAATTCGGCAAGCCATATAGACTACTTGAGTGACAA ATTTGGGATTCATCTAGCATACCCAAGACAACCTCTACTACAAGCAAAACAGCTCTTTTGCTTACACAATTTGCTGCATCTTCGGAACAGAGAAAATATAG AGTCTTTTGAACTAGAAGAGCATTTCTTCGAATTGGCACCTGAGCTATGTGAACTAAAGATAATTGGCTTCTCCAAAGAAATAGGGAGTTCATTGTCTTTGTTGCCATCTATCATGCATCGTGTGGAAAACATGCTTGTAGCAATTGAATTGAAGGATATGTTGTCCAAGTCATTTGCTGAGGGGACATTGATAACTGCCGAACGT ATTCTTGAAGCTTTGACTACAGAAAAATGCCAAGAAAGTTTTTCCCTTGAGAGACTTGAAGTTCTTGGTGATGCCTTTCTCAAGTTTGCCGTGGGACGATACCTTTTTCTTAAGCACAAAACTTTTGATGAAGGGCAGCTGTCTAGGAGGCGTTCTAATCTCGTAAACAACTCCAATTTATGCAAGCTGGGTATTAAAAAGAAATTACAG GGATACATACGTGATCAAGAATTTGATCCTCGACAATTCTTTGCTCTTGGTCGGCCTTGTTCAGTGAAATGTACCAAGGAAAAGGAACATTCTATCCATTATGATTGTGAAGGTAACAGGAAAAACGGGAATGATCCTCATCAAGTGAGATGTAGTAGGAATCATCATTGGTTAACCAAGAAAACAATTGCTGATGTAGTTGAAGCATTACTTGGAGCTTACATAGTTGATAGTGGCTTTAAAGCAACAATGGCATTCTTAAGATGGTTTGGTTTGCCGGTGGAATTCGAAGTTTCTCAAGTATTTCATGCCTGGACTGCAAGTTCAAAGTTTATCTCACTTGCAGATCATGTTAGTATCCCTGACATTGAGGGTGTTTTGGGTCATACTTTCGCTCACAAGGGTTTAATTCTGGAAGCTTTTGTGCATGCATCATACAATCGACATGGTGGAGGTTGCTACCAG AGATTGGAATTTCTCGGTGATGCTGTGTTGGATTACTTGATCACTTCATATTTATACTCGGTGTTCCCAACTTTGAAACCTGGCCAGTTGACTGATTTGAGATCATCACTTGTTAACAACAGTTTGTTTGCTGAAGTAGCAGCTAGTTCATTGCACAAATTTATAATATGTGACAATAACAACCTACGTACTGCTATTGATAAGTTTGTGAATTACATCAAAAAGCCTGCTTCAGAAAGGCATTTACTTGAGGAGCCTCTATGCCCAAAG GTTCTAGGCGACATGGTTGAGTCTTGTATCGGTGCTATTATACTTGATGCAGGATTTGACTTGAATCATGTTTGGAAAGTGATGCTCTCATTTTTGTACCCTGTAATGCGATTTTCTAATTTGCAGATAAATCCTATTCGAGAACTGTTGGAGCTATGCCAACATCATCACTGGAGCATTAAATTTAGTCCTTCAAAAATTAGCAATAGTTACATGATCGAGGCGACAGTGACTGGTGAAAATTTCTGTTGCTCTGCCTCTGCAATGTTCTGCAGTATCAAGGGGGCAAAGAGAGTGGCTGCACAGCAAGTAACAGAAAAACTGAAG GCTCAAGGATACCGATTGAAGGCTAAATCACTAGATGAGATCCTTCAAACAATGCCAAAGATGGAACCCAGGCTGATTGGATATGATGAGATGCCTCTGTCTCAAGTTTCTTCCAGGGAATTGGCCGATGCTGGAAATTTGAGTTTGGAAAATCATTTCAATACTAGTGTGAATCCAGAAATCGATTTTCAAAGGCTGACTCTGAATGATAGTGCTGTTACCAATGGTTGTGCAAATGCAGAGTTCAATGTGTGTGAACTCGCAAAATTTTTGTCCTGCTCACAGAGAAAATCCAGAAAAGCGTCCTGTCAGAGCATTGAGGACGATTGTAATATTGACTTAAATGTGCATG GTAATCATCAAGGAAAAGCCAAGGCAAAATCACGCTTGAATGAAATTTGTGTTACCAACTGTTGGAGAGCCCCTGTGTATGAGCGCTGTAAAGAGGAAGGACCAAGCCATTTAAAACT TTTCACTTTCAAGGTGGTGGTGATAATTGAAAATGCTGAAGATATAATATTGGAATGCTTTGGTGGGCCCCAACTAAAGAAGAAGGTAGCTACCGAAGAAGCAGCGGAAGGTGCTCTCTGGTTCTTGGAGAAAGCAGGCTACATTACGTAA